From one Catenuloplanes nepalensis genomic stretch:
- a CDS encoding alpha/beta hydrolase translates to MEIDVLGEPYERRTIDLGHDDEGPVVATLVRRRSDNPDGRAVLYVHGFVDYFFQTHLAEFFTDQGWDFYALDLRKYGRSLLPHQTPNFCRSLDDYFPELDEAARIIREEDGHDRMLVAAHSTGGLIASLWADARRTRGWVDALFLNSPFFDLNLPWVVRRPMLSAVCRATRRNPYGMLPRSLNQIYGESIHADHRGEWNYNLEWKPLAGFPVRYGWLNAIRDAQTRLRRGLDVDAPILLACSARSFRGARWDEAARLADAVLNVEHIAQWATHLGGHLTLVRFDGGMHDLTLSGPEVRQRVFTEVDRWARVYVPARAPEDRGRGEGSPATTPPTAGEAPSHPFAIPADRA, encoded by the coding sequence GTGGAGATTGACGTTCTCGGCGAGCCCTACGAGCGCCGCACGATCGACCTCGGGCACGACGACGAGGGCCCCGTCGTCGCCACGCTGGTGCGCCGCCGCAGCGACAACCCGGACGGCCGGGCGGTGCTCTACGTGCACGGGTTCGTCGACTACTTCTTCCAGACCCACCTGGCCGAGTTCTTCACCGATCAAGGCTGGGACTTCTACGCGCTCGACCTGCGAAAATACGGGCGGAGCCTGCTGCCGCACCAGACGCCGAACTTCTGCCGCAGCCTCGACGACTACTTTCCCGAGCTGGACGAGGCGGCCCGGATCATCCGCGAGGAGGACGGCCACGACCGCATGCTGGTCGCCGCCCACTCCACCGGTGGACTCATCGCCTCGCTCTGGGCGGACGCACGGCGTACCCGCGGATGGGTTGATGCTCTGTTCTTGAACAGCCCGTTCTTCGATTTGAACCTGCCGTGGGTGGTGCGCCGGCCGATGCTGTCCGCGGTGTGCCGGGCGACGCGGCGCAACCCCTACGGCATGCTGCCGCGGAGCCTGAACCAGATCTACGGCGAGAGCATCCACGCCGACCACCGGGGCGAGTGGAACTACAACCTGGAGTGGAAGCCGCTGGCCGGCTTCCCGGTGCGGTACGGCTGGCTGAACGCGATCCGGGACGCACAGACCCGCCTGCGCCGCGGTCTGGACGTGGACGCGCCGATCCTGCTGGCCTGCTCGGCCCGCAGCTTCCGGGGCGCGCGCTGGGACGAGGCTGCCCGGCTGGCCGACGCGGTGCTCAATGTGGAGCACATCGCTCAGTGGGCGACGCACCTCGGCGGCCACCTCACGCTGGTGCGCTTCGACGGTGGCATGCACGACCTGACGCTGTCCGGCCCCGAAGTGCGCCAACGTGTCTTCACCGAGGTTGATCGATGGGCTCGGGTGTATGTGCCGGCGCGGGCTCCGGAAGATCGAGGTCGGGGAGAAGGATCTCCGGCGACGACTCCTCCGACTGCGGGAGAGGCACCCAGCCACCCGTTCGCCATACCAGCAGATCGTGCATGA
- a CDS encoding dipeptidase, which translates to MTDSIMDEAALRAAILREMPGVRADLERLVRIPGIAFEGFDHSHVERSAEAVAELLRAEGLQTRIVRAGGQPAVIGTRPAPPGAPTVLLYAHHDVQPIGDRSMWQSDPFEPVERDGRLYGRGAADDKAGVMAHIAALRAYGDALPVGVVLFIEGEEEYGSESLDALLEAHRDELTADVIVIADSANWDVGVPALTTSLRGIVNAFVEVRTLDSAVHSGMFGGVAPDALTALVKLLGTLHTDAGDVAVEGLFGRAASALDYPEDRLRAEAGMLDGVQFVGTDRLTDRMWTKPALAILGIDAPPTAEAPNALVPSARAKLNLRLAPGDDPKTAYAALKSHLEKHTPWGARVTVTLEQDGYPSVIDATGPAFDAARDAFRTAWDGAEPVDVGIGGSIPFIATFQELFPGAAILVTGVEDPHSKAHGPNESLHLGEFQRACLAEALLLSTVAKALHKG; encoded by the coding sequence ATGACGGATTCGATCATGGATGAGGCGGCCCTCCGCGCGGCGATCCTGCGGGAGATGCCGGGCGTGCGCGCCGACCTGGAACGGCTCGTCCGGATTCCCGGGATCGCCTTCGAGGGCTTCGACCACTCACACGTGGAGCGCTCCGCCGAGGCGGTCGCCGAGCTGCTGCGCGCCGAAGGCCTCCAGACCCGGATCGTGCGGGCCGGCGGCCAGCCCGCCGTGATCGGGACCAGGCCGGCCCCGCCCGGCGCGCCGACCGTGCTGCTCTACGCGCACCACGACGTGCAGCCGATCGGCGACCGGAGCATGTGGCAGAGCGACCCGTTCGAGCCGGTCGAGCGCGACGGCCGGCTCTACGGCCGGGGCGCCGCCGACGACAAGGCCGGCGTGATGGCGCACATCGCGGCGCTCCGGGCGTACGGTGACGCGCTCCCGGTCGGCGTGGTCCTCTTCATCGAGGGCGAGGAGGAGTACGGCTCCGAGTCGCTGGACGCGCTGCTCGAAGCGCACCGCGACGAGCTGACCGCGGACGTCATCGTGATCGCCGACTCGGCCAACTGGGACGTCGGCGTGCCCGCGCTGACCACCTCGCTGCGCGGCATCGTCAACGCGTTCGTCGAGGTCCGCACGCTGGACAGCGCCGTGCACAGCGGCATGTTCGGCGGCGTCGCGCCGGACGCGCTGACCGCGCTGGTCAAGCTGCTCGGCACGCTGCACACCGACGCCGGCGACGTGGCCGTGGAGGGCCTGTTCGGCCGCGCCGCGTCCGCGCTCGACTACCCGGAGGACCGGCTGCGCGCCGAGGCCGGGATGCTCGACGGCGTGCAGTTCGTCGGCACCGACCGGCTCACCGACCGGATGTGGACCAAGCCGGCGCTGGCCATCCTCGGCATCGACGCGCCGCCGACCGCGGAGGCGCCGAACGCGCTGGTCCCGTCCGCGCGGGCGAAGCTCAACCTGCGCCTCGCGCCCGGCGACGACCCGAAGACGGCGTACGCCGCGCTCAAGTCCCACCTGGAGAAGCACACGCCGTGGGGCGCCCGGGTCACGGTCACGCTGGAGCAGGACGGCTACCCCTCGGTGATCGACGCGACCGGCCCGGCCTTCGACGCGGCGCGCGACGCGTTCCGCACCGCGTGGGACGGCGCCGAGCCGGTCGACGTGGGCATCGGCGGGTCGATCCCGTTCATCGCCACGTTCCAGGAGCTGTTCCCCGGCGCGGCCATCCTGGTCACCGGCGTGGAGGACCCGCACTCCAAGGCGCACGGCCCGAACGAGAGCCTGCACCTGGGCGAGTTCCAGCGCGCGTGCCTCGCGGAGGCACTGCTGCTGTCGACCGTGGCGAAGGCACTCCACAAAGGGTAG
- a CDS encoding methyl-accepting chemotaxis protein, which translates to MRGPVAAFRDLRVAGKLALSFTVVLLLSLVIGLVGMVELRHAQDRLQGMYRDSLQAIYWLGLVDTANQEIGRELFNYALAPTAATMAEVADEMAVTDEELDSNWALYTATDMTGREEARDRFDAALTEFREARTATLIPAGESNDLDAFLTAYDARGRVLEGAMSEALDDLQEIEDAAAQTALADATDASSAATLLIWLLIAGAIVLSVAVVIVVSRMIGGPLGRTVSVLNDLADGRLDQRLDVTGRDEVGRMATSLNAALDRIAGAMREIGANVDTLASSSEELSAVARSVNDSAARSSAQAQAASSASEQISVNISTIAAGSDEIGASIAEIARSTSSAADVAAGAVTASARAGEILDQLGASSAEIGNVVKLITAIAEQTNLLALNATIEAARAGDAGKGFAVVASEVKDLAQETARATGDIGTRVAAIQGDAAAAVAAIADISDVIEQINATQTAIAAAVEEQTATTAEMSRNVNEVATGSSEISANVMGVAEAAAETTGAAGDTERTSAGLARVASELQRNLALFRY; encoded by the coding sequence ATGAGGGGACCGGTGGCCGCGTTCCGTGACCTGCGGGTCGCGGGCAAGCTGGCGCTCAGCTTCACGGTGGTGCTGCTGCTGTCGCTGGTGATCGGCCTGGTCGGAATGGTGGAGTTGCGTCACGCGCAGGACCGGCTGCAGGGCATGTACCGGGACAGTCTGCAGGCGATCTACTGGCTCGGCCTGGTCGACACGGCCAACCAGGAGATCGGCCGGGAGCTGTTCAACTATGCGCTCGCGCCGACCGCGGCCACGATGGCCGAGGTGGCGGACGAGATGGCGGTGACCGACGAGGAGCTGGACAGCAACTGGGCGCTTTACACCGCCACCGACATGACCGGCCGGGAGGAGGCGCGCGACCGGTTCGACGCGGCGCTCACCGAGTTCCGCGAGGCCCGCACCGCGACGCTGATCCCGGCCGGCGAGTCGAACGACCTCGACGCGTTCCTCACCGCGTACGACGCGCGGGGCCGGGTGCTGGAGGGCGCGATGAGCGAGGCGCTGGACGATCTCCAGGAGATCGAGGACGCCGCCGCGCAGACGGCACTGGCCGACGCCACCGACGCCTCGTCCGCGGCCACGCTGCTGATCTGGCTGCTGATCGCGGGTGCGATCGTGCTCAGCGTGGCGGTGGTGATCGTGGTCAGCCGCATGATCGGGGGACCGCTCGGCCGTACCGTGTCGGTCCTGAACGATCTGGCCGATGGCCGGCTCGACCAGCGGCTCGACGTGACCGGCCGGGACGAGGTCGGCCGGATGGCCACGTCCCTCAACGCGGCGCTGGACCGGATCGCCGGCGCGATGCGGGAGATCGGTGCGAACGTGGACACGCTCGCCTCCTCCAGCGAGGAGCTGTCCGCGGTCGCCCGGAGCGTCAACGACTCGGCCGCGCGCTCGTCCGCCCAGGCGCAGGCCGCGTCGTCCGCGTCCGAGCAGATCAGCGTGAACATCTCCACGATCGCGGCCGGGAGCGACGAGATCGGCGCGTCCATCGCGGAGATCGCGCGCTCCACGTCCAGCGCGGCCGACGTGGCGGCCGGCGCGGTGACCGCGTCCGCGCGGGCCGGCGAGATCCTCGACCAGCTCGGCGCGTCGTCCGCGGAGATCGGCAACGTCGTCAAGCTGATCACCGCGATCGCCGAGCAGACGAACCTGCTCGCGCTGAACGCCACGATCGAGGCGGCCCGGGCCGGCGACGCGGGCAAGGGCTTCGCGGTGGTCGCGAGCGAGGTCAAGGATCTGGCGCAGGAGACCGCGCGGGCGACCGGCGACATCGGGACCCGGGTCGCCGCGATCCAGGGCGACGCCGCGGCCGCGGTCGCCGCGATCGCGGACATCAGCGACGTGATCGAACAGATCAACGCGACCCAGACCGCGATCGCGGCCGCGGTCGAGGAGCAGACCGCCACCACTGCCGAGATGAGCCGCAACGTCAACGAGGTGGCCACCGGCTCGTCCGAGATCAGCGCGAACGTCATGGGCGTCGCGGAGGCCGCGGCGGAGACGACCGGCGCGGCGGGCGACACCGAGCGCACCTCGGCCGGCCTGGCCCGGGTGGCGAGCGAGCTGCAGCGAAACCTGGCGCTGTTCCGCTACTGA
- a CDS encoding cobalamin biosynthesis protein: MRVAEAVGLLAGYGLDAVFGDPRRWHPVAGFGTAASALEKRVYAPDRVAGARFAAVAVGAPVLAGAALAGLTRRRPVLRAVAVAAATWTVLGARTLRAEAHTMAGALERGDIEAARGRLGHLCGRDPSALDEPELARATVESVAENTSDAVVAPLFWGAVAGLPGLLGYRAANTLDAMVGHRSPRYARFGTVAARLDDALNLAPSRLTAALTVALAPLTRGDPARALRIWLRDGHRHPSPNAGQCESSMAGALGIRLGGRNVYFGRAEDRPHLGDGAPPLAPDITRAARLSAAIGLAAAGLAATYRLTTALRAHRTRATTPRTPSPSAIGPSSARPSAVRAGGSR; the protein is encoded by the coding sequence CTGCGGGTCGCGGAGGCGGTCGGGCTGCTCGCCGGCTACGGGCTGGACGCGGTCTTCGGTGACCCGCGGCGCTGGCACCCCGTGGCCGGGTTCGGCACGGCCGCGTCCGCGCTGGAGAAGCGGGTCTACGCGCCCGATCGGGTGGCCGGCGCGCGCTTCGCGGCCGTGGCCGTGGGCGCGCCGGTGCTGGCCGGTGCCGCGCTCGCCGGGCTGACCCGGCGGCGCCCGGTGCTGCGTGCCGTGGCCGTCGCGGCCGCCACCTGGACCGTGCTCGGTGCCCGCACGCTACGCGCCGAGGCGCACACCATGGCGGGCGCGCTGGAGCGCGGCGACATCGAGGCCGCGCGCGGCCGGCTCGGCCACCTGTGCGGCCGGGACCCGTCCGCGCTGGACGAGCCCGAGCTCGCCCGCGCCACCGTGGAGTCCGTCGCGGAGAACACCTCGGACGCCGTCGTCGCCCCGCTCTTCTGGGGTGCGGTCGCCGGCCTGCCGGGCCTGCTCGGCTACCGCGCGGCGAACACGCTGGACGCGATGGTCGGCCACCGGTCCCCGCGCTACGCCCGTTTCGGCACGGTCGCGGCCCGCCTGGACGACGCGCTCAATCTCGCACCGTCCCGCCTGACCGCCGCGCTCACCGTCGCGCTCGCCCCGCTCACCCGCGGCGACCCGGCCCGCGCGCTGCGCATCTGGCTGCGCGACGGCCACCGGCACCCCAGCCCGAACGCCGGCCAGTGCGAGTCCTCCATGGCCGGCGCGCTCGGCATCCGGCTCGGCGGCCGCAACGTCTACTTCGGCCGCGCCGAGGACCGTCCGCACCTCGGCGACGGCGCTCCCCCGCTGGCTCCCGACATCACCCGCGCGGCCCGCCTCTCCGCCGCGATCGGCCTCGCCGCCGCCGGCCTGGCCGCCACCTACCGCCTCACCACCGCACTCCGCGCCCACCGCACCCGCGCCACGACCCCCCGCACGCCCAGCCCTTCCGCGATCGGCCCTTCCTCGGCCCGTCCCTCGGCGGTGCGCGCGGGAGGCTCGCGATGA
- a CDS encoding CapA family protein, producing MRVLIADDQELIRVGFRMILEAQPDITVVAEVADGQSAYEAAQRLRPDVCLLDIRMPSLDGLAVTRLLSGPDVADPIAVVVITMFDVAAVAGARRDSDLVVVLPHWGVEGNPCPTPAQRDFAARLAGAGVIAGAHAHVLQGAGRLGDAYVAYGLGNLLFYYHPLYQPFSSRSGLLRLTILDREVTKAEFLPTVITRTGQPELVTGWQADVARQNAERLRACAGVG from the coding sequence GTGCGGGTACTGATCGCCGATGACCAGGAGCTGATCCGGGTGGGGTTCCGGATGATCCTGGAGGCCCAGCCGGACATCACCGTGGTCGCCGAGGTCGCCGACGGGCAGTCGGCGTACGAGGCCGCCCAGCGCCTACGGCCGGACGTGTGCCTGCTGGACATCCGGATGCCGAGCCTGGACGGGCTGGCGGTCACCCGGCTGCTCAGCGGCCCCGACGTGGCCGACCCGATCGCGGTCGTGGTGATCACCATGTTCGACGTAGCCGCGGTGGCCGGGGCGCGGCGCGACAGCGACCTGGTGGTCGTCCTGCCGCACTGGGGTGTCGAGGGCAATCCCTGCCCGACGCCGGCCCAGCGCGACTTCGCGGCGCGGCTCGCGGGCGCGGGCGTGATCGCCGGTGCGCACGCGCACGTCCTCCAGGGGGCCGGCCGGCTCGGTGACGCCTACGTCGCGTACGGCCTGGGCAATCTGCTCTTCTACTACCACCCGCTCTACCAGCCGTTCAGCTCTCGGTCCGGGTTGCTGCGGCTGACCATTCTGGATCGTGAGGTGACGAAGGCCGAGTTCCTGCCCACCGTGATCACCCGCACCGGGCAGCCGGAACTGGTCACCGGCTGGCAGGCGGACGTGGCCCGGCAGAACGCCGAGCGGCTGCGGGCGTGCGCCGGGGTCGGCTGA
- a CDS encoding M48 family metallopeptidase — MTTDPTGTTPARRRVALTGISSRAWEHPADRGALTALRELRGFDDVVKAFFGMWNERGFRLSYLAGGIRVDHRQYPSVYARYAEAGATLDIEELPELYVEQNPMIGGKAIGLDKPFIVITTGAVQQLDDEELRTLLGHELGHVRSGHAVYKTILMVLTRWATNIAWLPVGAIAIRAIIAAMYEWWRKAELSADRAGLLAGQDPAAALRLLMKLAGGGDLSQIDTTAFLEQAAEYAGGGDVRDSLHKLRMTAWSSHPVPVARAADLRQWIDSGAYARILGGDYPHRDTDGDAKISDAAREAAESYRESFENSTDPLVGLVRRVGGGAADIGDWAGSQAGKARDWASTAADSAARAARRRPPGTNGGDQQ; from the coding sequence ATGACGACCGACCCCACAGGCACCACCCCTGCTCGTCGGCGGGTGGCGCTCACCGGCATCAGCTCCCGGGCCTGGGAGCACCCGGCCGACCGGGGCGCGCTCACCGCGCTGCGCGAGCTGCGCGGCTTCGACGATGTGGTGAAGGCGTTCTTCGGCATGTGGAACGAGCGCGGTTTCCGCCTCTCCTACCTGGCCGGCGGCATCCGCGTGGATCACCGGCAGTACCCGTCGGTCTACGCGCGCTACGCGGAGGCCGGCGCCACGCTCGACATCGAGGAGCTGCCCGAGCTCTACGTCGAGCAGAACCCGATGATCGGCGGCAAGGCGATCGGCCTGGACAAGCCGTTCATCGTGATCACCACCGGCGCGGTCCAGCAGCTCGACGACGAGGAGCTGCGCACGCTGCTCGGGCACGAGCTCGGCCACGTGCGCAGCGGCCACGCGGTCTACAAGACGATCCTGATGGTGCTGACCCGCTGGGCGACGAACATCGCCTGGCTGCCGGTCGGCGCGATCGCGATCCGGGCGATCATCGCGGCGATGTACGAGTGGTGGCGCAAGGCCGAGCTGTCCGCCGACCGGGCCGGCCTGCTCGCCGGGCAGGACCCGGCCGCGGCGCTGCGCCTGCTGATGAAGCTGGCCGGCGGCGGCGACCTCAGCCAGATCGACACCACCGCGTTCCTGGAGCAGGCCGCTGAATACGCGGGCGGCGGCGACGTCCGGGACAGCCTGCACAAGCTGCGGATGACCGCGTGGAGCAGCCACCCGGTGCCGGTCGCGCGCGCGGCCGACCTGCGGCAGTGGATCGACTCGGGGGCGTACGCGCGGATCCTCGGCGGCGACTACCCGCACCGCGACACGGACGGCGACGCCAAGATCTCCGACGCGGCCAGGGAGGCGGCGGAGTCGTACCGGGAATCGTTCGAGAACTCGACCGACCCGCTGGTCGGGCTGGTCCGCCGGGTCGGTGGCGGTGCGGCCGACATCGGCGACTGGGCCGGCAGCCAGGCCGGCAAGGCGCGTGACTGGGCGAGCACCGCGGCCGATTCCGCGGCGCGCGCCGCCCGTCGCCGCCCGCCGGGCACGAACGGCGGCGATCAGCAGTAA
- a CDS encoding YceI family protein: MADSPTREWNGMAIPSPGTYELDEAHKRVGFTAQHMMVSPVRGEFTRARATIAVADDPLHSTVTAVIQTASVDTTNPERDAHLSSADFLDVTAFPTLEFRSTGVKYEEPDDGIFSWAKLRAGNKLTRRSMAAVPEPVAKRTGAFVLSGDLRIKDVTHPVELKVEFGGARRDPYGRDIVGFSAHTEINREDYGLLWNVALESGGVLVGKKVRIEIAGEAIRQA, translated from the coding sequence ATGGCCGACAGTCCGACGCGGGAGTGGAACGGCATGGCCATTCCGTCGCCCGGGACGTACGAGCTGGACGAGGCGCACAAGCGGGTGGGCTTCACGGCGCAGCACATGATGGTCAGTCCGGTGCGCGGTGAGTTCACGCGGGCGCGGGCCACCATTGCGGTGGCCGACGATCCGTTGCATTCGACTGTGACGGCCGTCATTCAGACCGCAAGCGTCGACACCACCAATCCGGAACGTGACGCGCATCTCTCCAGTGCCGATTTCCTCGACGTCACCGCCTTTCCGACGCTGGAGTTCCGGAGTACCGGCGTGAAATACGAAGAGCCCGACGACGGCATCTTCTCGTGGGCGAAGCTGCGTGCCGGCAACAAACTGACCCGGCGTTCCATGGCGGCCGTTCCGGAGCCGGTGGCCAAACGGACCGGCGCATTCGTGCTCTCCGGCGACCTGCGGATCAAGGACGTCACGCACCCGGTGGAGCTGAAGGTCGAGTTCGGCGGCGCGCGGCGCGATCCGTACGGCCGGGACATCGTGGGCTTCAGCGCGCACACCGAGATCAACCGCGAGGACTACGGCCTGCTCTGGAACGTGGCGCTGGAGAGCGGCGGCGTGCTGGTCGGCAAGAAGGTCCGGATCGAGATCGCCGGCGAGGCCATCCGCCAAGCATGA
- a CDS encoding ATP-dependent DNA ligase, with amino-acid sequence MRFIDLAATSSAVAATSARKAKIELLADALRRLDPAEVTAGAAYLAGELRQRQTGVGYASLRDLPPPATEPTLTVAGVDAAIAELSAVSGTGSQATRRALVGALFTAATAEEQRLLAGLFSGELRQGAQAGILADAIAKAADVPAPAVRRALLLSGDLKTVAAAALHGGAPALAEFSLQVGRPLAPMLAQAAPTVEAALESTGAPAMVDVKLDGIRIQVHRAGDDVAVFTRSLDDITGRMPEVVAAVRSLPPGDLVLDGEAIALDATGRPRPFQETSARAATRAGGTVSATGTVLTPYFFDLLHADGTDLLDAPGTERWAALAGTLPAELIVGREQASDAERGTELFATAIRAGQEGVVIKSLDAPYDSGRRGGAWVKVKPRHTLDLVVLAVEWGSGRRKGWLSNLHLGARDEATGGFVMLGKTFKGLTDELLRWQTERFLSLAVERGDWVVTVRPEQVVEIAFDGVQTSPRYPGGVALRFARVLRYRDDKSAAEADTIATVRAIHAGLPPA; translated from the coding sequence GTGAGGTTCATCGACCTGGCAGCCACCTCTTCCGCCGTGGCGGCCACCTCGGCGCGCAAGGCGAAGATCGAGCTGCTCGCGGACGCGCTGCGCCGTCTCGACCCGGCCGAGGTGACGGCCGGTGCCGCCTACCTCGCCGGTGAGCTGCGACAGCGCCAGACCGGCGTGGGCTATGCGAGCCTGCGCGACCTCCCGCCGCCCGCGACCGAGCCGACGCTGACCGTCGCCGGCGTCGACGCCGCCATCGCGGAGCTGTCCGCGGTCTCCGGCACCGGCTCGCAGGCCACACGCCGCGCGCTGGTCGGCGCGCTCTTCACCGCCGCCACCGCCGAGGAGCAGCGGCTGCTCGCCGGCCTGTTCAGCGGCGAGCTACGCCAGGGCGCCCAGGCCGGCATACTCGCCGACGCGATCGCCAAGGCCGCGGACGTCCCCGCGCCCGCCGTCCGCCGCGCGCTGCTGCTCAGCGGCGACCTCAAGACCGTGGCCGCGGCCGCGCTGCACGGCGGCGCGCCCGCGCTCGCCGAGTTCAGCCTCCAGGTCGGCCGCCCGCTCGCCCCGATGCTCGCGCAGGCCGCGCCCACGGTCGAGGCCGCACTGGAGAGCACCGGCGCGCCCGCGATGGTCGACGTGAAGCTCGACGGCATCCGCATCCAGGTGCACCGCGCCGGCGACGACGTGGCGGTCTTCACCCGCAGCCTGGACGACATCACCGGCCGCATGCCCGAGGTGGTCGCGGCCGTCCGCTCGCTGCCACCCGGCGACCTGGTGCTGGACGGCGAGGCGATCGCGCTCGACGCCACCGGCCGCCCGCGCCCGTTCCAGGAGACGTCCGCCCGCGCCGCCACCCGCGCCGGCGGCACCGTCTCCGCGACCGGCACCGTGCTCACGCCGTACTTCTTCGATCTGTTGCACGCAGACGGCACCGACCTGCTGGACGCGCCCGGCACCGAACGGTGGGCCGCACTGGCCGGCACGCTGCCGGCCGAGCTGATCGTCGGCCGCGAGCAGGCCTCCGATGCCGAGCGCGGCACCGAGTTGTTCGCCACCGCGATCCGCGCCGGCCAGGAGGGCGTGGTGATCAAGTCGCTGGACGCGCCGTACGACTCCGGCCGCCGCGGCGGCGCCTGGGTCAAGGTCAAGCCCCGGCACACGCTCGACCTGGTCGTCCTCGCGGTCGAGTGGGGCAGCGGCCGCCGCAAGGGCTGGCTGTCCAACCTCCACCTCGGCGCGCGCGACGAGGCGACCGGCGGCTTCGTCATGCTCGGCAAGACCTTCAAGGGCCTCACCGACGAGCTGCTGCGCTGGCAGACCGAGCGCTTCCTCTCGCTCGCGGTCGAGCGCGGCGACTGGGTGGTCACGGTCCGGCCGGAGCAGGTGGTGGAGATCGCCTTCGACGGCGTCCAGACCAGCCCGCGCTACCCGGGCGGCGTCGCACTCCGCTTCGCCCGCGTCCTGCGCTACCGCGACGACAAGTCCGCGGCCGAGGCCGACACGATCGCCACGGTCCGCGCCATCCACGCGGGCCTCCCGCCCGCCTGA
- a CDS encoding SURF1 family cytochrome oxidase biogenesis protein: MYRFLFTPRWLGYLALALAAAAVMVLLGNWQLSRYQERTAINDRIDSADSVAPVPLGQTVAAPSVTGTPGPAPGRDAEWTRVTVTGVYDPANEILARSRTVAGQVGFEVVTPLKLADGTAVLVDRGWIPPADGGALARPAIPPAPAGTVTVIGKIRLTESKAGAIERRDGRLETRRIGLSLLAAELPYPIYGTFLQLTEQQPAADPIFTQIEARHENAWQNGGYAVQWWLFAALTLVGFIWAARREARGPATPAGSRLAEDAEHYANAAAEKP, translated from the coding sequence GTGTACCGCTTCCTGTTCACCCCCCGCTGGCTGGGCTACCTCGCGCTGGCCCTCGCCGCGGCCGCGGTCATGGTGCTGCTCGGCAACTGGCAGCTGAGCCGCTATCAGGAACGCACCGCGATCAACGACCGGATCGACAGCGCGGACAGCGTCGCACCGGTCCCGCTCGGCCAGACCGTCGCGGCGCCCTCCGTGACCGGCACGCCCGGCCCGGCGCCCGGCAGGGACGCGGAGTGGACGCGCGTCACCGTCACCGGCGTCTACGACCCGGCGAACGAGATCCTGGCCCGCAGCCGGACCGTCGCCGGGCAGGTCGGTTTCGAGGTCGTCACCCCGCTGAAGCTCGCGGACGGCACGGCCGTGCTCGTCGACCGCGGCTGGATTCCGCCCGCGGACGGCGGCGCGCTCGCCCGCCCGGCCATCCCACCGGCCCCGGCCGGCACCGTCACCGTGATCGGCAAGATCCGTCTCACGGAGAGCAAGGCCGGCGCGATCGAGCGGCGCGACGGCCGCCTGGAGACCCGCCGGATCGGCCTGTCGCTGCTCGCCGCCGAACTGCCGTACCCCATCTACGGCACGTTCCTGCAGCTCACCGAGCAGCAACCGGCCGCCGACCCGATCTTCACGCAGATCGAGGCCCGCCACGAGAACGCCTGGCAGAACGGCGGCTACGCGGTCCAGTGGTGGCTCTTCGCCGCGCTCACCCTGGTCGGCTTCATCTGGGCCGCCCGCCGCGAGGCCCGCGGACCCGCCACTCCCGCCGGCAGCCGCCTCGCCGAGGACGCGGAGCACTACGCGAACGCCGCCGCCGAGAAACCCTGA